GGCGGTTTTGGTCCCCGTCATGATCTCATTGAGGGTTTTGGCCAGCGTCTCGGCGTCGGCATTTTTCAGGTAATAAACATTGATATTCGAGCGAGTTTGTTCACCCGGGACATCAAGGGTTGCAATGAGGCTGCGCAGAAGGTTTAGTTCATCTTCGGAGGCTATCGCCAGCAAGGTGTTGGTACGCGGATAGGCGATCACCTGGCCGGTCTGGGTGGGGGCGTTGCCCACGACCCTTCTGCGGCGTGGATTGGTTTGTTTGCTGATCATCGAATTGGCGATTTGTGCGATCTCTTCGGCGCTGGCATCTTTCAGAGTGAAAACTTCCAGGCGATCCAGTGCTGAAGGGAGGTCCAGTTTATCGATGATTTCGACCAGACGATCAATGTTGGCGGCGTTGTCGGTTAAAATCAGCGTGTTTGTTGGTTCATAGACGGTCAGGTTGCTGGTTTTAGCGATCAACGGAAGCAACACGGTGCTTGCAAGGACCTGAGCGTCGGCATAGTTCAGGCGGATTAAGCGCGTTATGTAACCATCCCCTTGCATGGTGTCCGAGACCGGCAGGTTGTTCTGTTTAGCATCCTGTAATGGCACAATCTTGTTGACCTTACCGGTTTCTATCAAGGTGTAACCCTTGACATTAAGTACGGTCATGAAGAGTTGATAGGCCTCGTCTCTGCTCATGGGTTCGGGTGAAATGATCGTCACCTTACCGCGGACCCGTTCATCGTAGACAAAGTTGCGCCCGGTCATTTCCGAAATTGTTTTGATCAGATCGCTCAATTCAACGTCTTTGAAGTCAAGCGAGATCTCGGCTTTCGGGCTTTGTGCCCGAGCCTGAGAAACCTGAAAAAAGAGGGCGCCGGTGAATAGCGTCGCGAGTGCGGATACTAAAAGAAATTTACGTAAATAATTCATCATCGAATCTCATAAGCAAAGGTCATGGCTTTGCCTCCCCGTTCAAGGCCGATACTGATCTGTTTCGCTTGACGTAGCTGTCCAAATATCTGAAGTGCTTTTTCGGGCGAATCGAGTTCGACGCCATTAATCTCGCGCAGGATATCACCTTTTTTAAGTCCAAGTTGTTCAATAAACGACCCCCTCTGGATCATGTTCATTTGGAAGCCGGTGGTTTTCCCTCCTTCAAGGTAGGGGATGGCCTGGGCCTGTTTGAGAAGTTCTCCAATATTAGAGCGGGAGTCTTCGGCAACCTGGGCTGGAATAATCCAGTTGTTCTCACCAATACTCTCTATCCCTAGGTCTGTCCCTGACCTTTGTGCCGGGGTCGTCGCTGGGGACGCAGCGCGTACTGGCGACCCAGCATGTACTGGCGACCCTTGTTTATCCGTCTCAAGTTCAAGAATGACCGATTGCCCATCTGGATAACGGATTTCAACCCGATTCCGTGTGATGTCAGCTAATTTGCCACCATCCGGTAGCTCCTGATTGAGGTGGTATGTATCTGTTTCCCGTCCGCTGGTTAAAGTCGCCAAAGGGGATGGGCCTCCGCTGATGGTACCGACGAGAGACCACTTTGAGGCGGTCTTCGCGGGTGAGGTTGTGGTCTGGGCCGTTTTTGTAGTGGGAGTCAAGGTCTGGTTCTGGGCTGCAGAGTTGAAGATGTCCCGGGACAAGATCGTCTGGTAGTCAGCCAGGGATGGCAGGGCCTTGGCCTCGATTGGCGGCAACGTTTGAATAAGCGCAGAAGTTTGACCCGGCCCGGCCAGTATTCCGATGACCGTCGCTCCCAGATGTCCGACGGTCAAGCCCATTAGCCCGCTCAGGGTAGCAAATATCCATAAATAATGTCGTTGGAGCAGGGTGATCAGCATCTGACGCCAAATATTTGAAGAGTTAAAGAGGAAAGTACATTGGATAGAAAAACTTCGTCTACGTATGTAACGTTTCCCTACCAGAAAATCAAGAAAATTAAGGCGTTTATGCGATTTCAATTCGCCGATATTGAGTCAGGATGTCAGGTAAGAAATCGGGGATCAATTGCCATTATTCCCCGTTGCCTCTTACCAACGGCGTTTTAATTTTGAATGTTGTTAAATTAGCAACGCTGCATAATTTGAGTCAAATTTTTTTGTTTTTGAGGTTTAGGCTAAAGCGTCCTGACCGGCTCCCCACAAAAAAAGGAACCCCGCATCCAAAGATGCGGGGTTCCTGATGATTTAGGACGGAGAATTAGCCCCGGTCTTTCAGGGCAACTTCTCTTGTGTAAAGCAGCTTCAGTTTAACGGATTGCCACCGTGGCAGCTGGCACAGCTGGGGCCGCTGCCGCCTTCTAAATTGGCACCATGACAGAGAGTGCAGGCGTTCTGCATGTTGCCGGCAGTACCGTGGAAGGTGGGGCCGTCGTAGCCCTCCCAGTTTGACGGATGGGCCAGATACTCACCGTGACAAGCTTCGCAGCCAGTTCCGCCCTGGCTGACGATGCCTCTATTAAAACGTGGATTGCTACCCGGGCCGCCAGCTTGACCATGACATGCCTGGCACATTGTTAGATCGGCTTTGGCCACGGGACCGTGCGTTGAACCGATCAGAAAGCTGCCATCCAGGGGGTGTGGGGCTAAGCCGGGGCCTGCGGCATGGCAGCTTTGAGCGTTATAACTGGTGGAAAAACAGCTGGGGGCTACCGTGCTGCCCTGCAGGCTAGCGCCATGGCAGTTTTTGCACAGGTCGGTTTGTGCCCCATAACCGCGATGGTTAACATAAGGGTTGGTCCAGTCGGCGGGGTGAAAGGTAAATGGAGGACTGGTATTGAAAACGTGGCAAGAATAGCAACTCACCGCCGCGTCGTTGCCCTTGAGATCGGCAGCATGGCAGAGGGTGCAATCGGCGGCGAAATCTGCGCTCGCCTGTGCAGCTGCAGGGTGAGATGACAGCCAGTTCTGCGGGTGCGGCTGATTATCTGTCGGAGCATTGGGATTGCCGTCACCGCATCCGTTTATGATTAATGGCATTAGTAGCAAAATTAGAAAAATAAATCGGCGTTTCATCTTGTCTCTCCTTCTTAACCTCAGCCGTGACAGCTAACGCAGGTTTGAGATGCTTTAGGGTTGCCGTGACAACGGAAACAAGAGGTCGGGTCTATGCGACCATCAATGCGGTGACGGCTTAGATAGTCACCGCGATGTTGCATCTGTCGACCGGTTTCTGTCGGGTTTTTGAGCGAAGGTTTCAGCTCGACCCGGGTCGCATGGCAGTCATTGCAAAAGCTGGTCTGGTGACACATCGAACAGACAGCTTCATTTTGGTAAGCACGCTGACGGTGGCTTTGCAGCCAGGTTGGTGTGTGGACAAAATCGCCAAAGGCCAGTTTGTTGTCGCGGGCATCATGACAGTTGATGCAGTTTTTGGTTGATAGACCCAAAGTGGCTTCCGTCGCATGGCGAAGTGGCAGATCTCGACCGCTGTCGAGCGCCGCACAGGCCGCCAGGCCGAGCAGCAAAAAAGATAATCCCAGAATTATTCTAAAATTTTTACGCATTATTTAACTCCTGCTCGCAATGTAAATGTCATTACAGTGATTTGCCGAAACTGTAGCTGGCGGTCAACATGCCGCGCAGGTCTTGATCAAAATAGGGGTCGTTGTTGTAATCAGCACTCAGCTTCAACTCAAGGGCATCATGCATAAATTTTTTGCCTGTACCGAGAGAGATAAAGAGCGAGCTGTCTTCGCCATATATCGGCTTATCATAGCCGACATAAACCAGATCACTGCTGATAAAACTGACGGGAAGGGCGGCGGGAAGCTGAGCCCAGTAGGTGAAGAGGCGCAGCAGGTAATATTTGTTTTGGGCAATATCGCCGACCATGGTGCCAATTTCTCCGCCGATTTGATCTTGACTGTCATCCGACCAGGTCGCCTGTCCCGAATAGTACTGCGAGTTATCATTAAGCACTTTGTAATCATAGTTTTTGGCTTTGGCGACGAAAACCCAGGTTTCTCCCAATGGCAGGGTCAGATCTAAGCCGTTGATCGAAAGCTGTTCGCCGCTGGCCGCCAGAAAGCGGAAAGGGTTGGCGCTGTTGACGCCGGTGCCGAAATAATCCTCATATTGAAACTGCTGAAAGTAGGGACGAATGGAAACCGGCCCGACCTTGGCGCTTAGTTCGTAAGAATGTTCAGCCCAGGCATCGCTGAGCAGGTTGTATTTGGACAGTCCGTGGAAATTGACACCGAAGGGCAGATAGGCCGCCAGATCAAGGCCGGTCAACTCGGTGGCGTCGGCGCTGTCGTTGCGGATTTTTTTGTAGGAGACGCCCAGATCGTATAGACCAGCCATATGGTTGACCAGGCGACCGCCGTAGATGCTGTCGCCGCTGCGACCGTTTTCACTGGCGAGGGCCACCTGTTGCCCCGCATAGGTCGAGCCGGAAAAATATTTACCCAGATCGGAACTGAGGCGCAAGCCGTCGATCGATTCGTTGGCAACCCCTTCAAATATATACTGTCGGCCGAGACGGGCATTGAAATGAGCCTGCTCACCATTGTATTCGGCATAACCGTAGAGCAGTTCTCCGGCGGTGTTGTCCGTGTAGTAGCCGTTGTCTGCCAGATCAGCCCGACCCCAGCCGTAGAGATGAAATGAGAGCCCCTTAGCTTCAGGGTTTCCCATGTCGACCTGCAGGTATTCGTAGGTTGGCATGACGGCAGCGTTGTTTTTTGTCGTGGTATCACGACTGAACGCACGAAATAGCGTGTCGGAATGAATGCTGAGTTCAGCCGCGGAAACAGTCAGCGGGCTACAAAGCAGAATTAACGTACTGAGCCAGAGCAGGGGCCCCATTCCATAGTTTATTTTCATACATCCTCCTAGATGTGCAAAAACGGCACTGGACAGTTCGATAGCCCAAAGCGTTAAGCGTTTTCATTCCATAAAGTAAAAAAACCAAAGTCTCAGTCAGGCAGGTTCAGGGGGGAACGGTAGATTTACAAAACGTGATATTGTAGACGACCCTAGTGGATTTTTCAATCTCAAACGCAAAGCGTTCCGACTTCAGGGATCTTTGGACCTTGGGACAAAAAAACCCGGTATTTATCGTTTTCTCCTTGGTTGAAAATGCACGATAGGTCCATAAAAAAAGCGGCACGCCAAAGGACGTGCCGCTTTTTAGGTTTGTTTATTTGGACAAAATCCAGCGAGGTGGGCAAAGGCCCACCTCGCTGGTGATGATTACTGCAGTTTGGCCATGATGGAGTTCATTACATCAATGAACGACTTGACCGTTGTCGGTACTCTGTAGCCCATTGCTTCAGTGTGTGCATTGATTGCAGCTAGAGCACCGGTGTCACCTTCTTTAAGTGCATCTGCCCGGTGGCATGATCCGCAGGCTCTGGAAGCAGGGCCAACGGTTACATCAACGCTACCATTATCGATGACGCTGCCGAGCGACTTAGTTTGGTCCGGAACATTGTAGGTGCCAGCCACGTGGCAGGCTTCACAGTCGGTGGTGGTGAACGTCGGGAAGATAAATTCCGGCTCGGTCTGGAACGAGTGGATTGAGTGGAGGTAAGAGTCGATAGATCTGCCTTGTTGCGCATAATGACCGGATGCGCTGGCGGTGTTATGGCAGAACAAGCAGGCGTTAACGTTACCAACCGTTGTATGGCCATGTGAATCGCCAGTATGGATCACGATATTGTCATGGCAGGCATTACATTTGGCGTTGTCGACAACCTTGTCTCGATCAGACAGGGTGCCATCGGCCAGCAGGATATCCTTGGTTACAGATTTTACCGCGACCATGCTGCCATTCACCTGGGGCACACCGATTATGGCGACTGCGAGCTTGGTGGCCTTGTTATCGGCGAGTTTGGCGCTGTTGAGGGTGAAAGTGGTCGTTGCTACGCCAGCGGCATAGGTGGTATTGGCGATGACATCGTCCTTCTTGATGTAATCGTAGTCAGCCACGTTTTTGGTGCCCCAGCCGTAATAGGCAACCATGATTCTGATGCCTTCAGACTCATTGTTGCGGTCAGCAGGGAGACCGAGGAAAACGGGTCCAGCCGTGGGGTCAAGGTTCAGCACATCCTGGGCAGCACCCGCTGCATCTTTGGCATTCCAGGTGATTGTCAAGGTTGCTGCCGTTGCATCATAGACAACGTTGTCGATAGCATAGGTGTAACGCAGGGTCCCTGCAGTAGCGTCAGCCGCGCTGGCATATTTTACTTTGTCAACGCCAGTGTGAATGGATACAAAGGAAGGTGCATAACTGTTGTCATCCAAATGGCAAGCGCTGCAATTCGTGGCGCTGGTTACTGGAACCGGGTGAGCGGCTGGGACAATTGTCGACAGGGGCTTGGCCACAACCGTATTGGTCGCTGCATCCACATCGGCATGACAAGTTGTACATACGCTGTACTTGAAGTTCGTTTGAGTAAGGGTGCTGTCAAGCTTGGTGCCCATATGGCAGGTTACACAGTTGGTCATTTCCTGCGGATAAGGGAAGACATTCAGGTGGGAAGCGTGAACGTCGGTCATGACGTTCGCAGTATAGGCGTAAGTTCCGTCACCAAAGAACTCCGTGCCATCATTCCCAGGTCTGGAGTCATAATGGCAAGCCTTACAGGCGACAAAATCGTCGATGCCGGCGACTTGGGCTGCGCGGTAGCCATGCTTCATATAGGGCGTGCCGTGGCATTTTTCACAAGAAGCAACGGCAGCATTGGACGTATATGTCCAGGTGCCGAATTTGAGTGCAGCATTTGACACATTGTCATACAGCTGGACATGACCAGCAACTGCGCCGCCGATTTTATCCTTGGCGACATAGCCGTAGATAAATCCGGTAAAACCGGTGGCGGTCATATCATAATCCAGGGTGGTCGTCATGGTATAGCTGCCGCCACTGCCGGCCAGCGTGTAGGTGGCTGGGGCGCCGGCCAGAGTGGCCAGTTCGACATGATTGGTGCTCGCGTCGAAGGTCTGGATGGTCCACCTCTGAGTTCCGAGACCGTCAATGCTATTGCCTGTTACCCCCCCCAAATACGGAGCCCCATTTTCGTCAATGGTGAAAGGGATAACGTTTGTGTATGTTCCGTCAAGGTTATCGGTGACGGTGTCGGTGCCGAAGGCCAGTTGAATTTTGGAGGCATCCTTGGTTGCGTTAAAATAGGCCTGGTGCTGATCGCCAGCCCCCTTGTGGCACACGGCGCAGGACTCAGGTGTGGCGTCGTTGGCTGCAGTTAGTGCAGCAGCAAACTCTGCCTCTGTACCGGTGTAGCCATTGTTGGCAGCGATCTGGTAAGCACTGAGGCCTGGCGCGCCATCTGCGCCAGCAGCACCATTGCTGCCATCACTGGCGCAGCCGGACAATCCGGCGACCAGTGCAATCAGGCCGATCAACAACATTAATTTCAACTTCTTCATCTTTTGCCTCCATTTTATATTGAGGATTATGTTTTGCCATCCCCACTGGATGGCTCGCAATTATTTGACGAGGTTTTTGGGTGGATGCGCCGTTCAGGCTGGGGTATCCGCGGCGTTGGTGAGTTCCCCCTGTAGCCGCTTTACTATTAGTTCTCTCTTCGGTAACCGCAACAAATGCTCCGCAGGTATTTTATAGAATCAGCTTCACTGCCTGCTAACTAATAGCACTAAAAATTAGAGATGCAATATAAATGTACAAAATTTAATGTTTCTCTCGAGGAAATGAGAAAGCTTTGTTTTCTATGGCTTTAAGGTGACTAAAAAGGTAATGATTTGGCAGAAAAGATAATATTTCAATATCTTAATGAAAATATAACCCTGCTCGATTTTAATCTGCAGGTCAGGGGTGTTGAGCTAAATCAGGTCTGGCAGGTCGGCGAGTCTTCAGTGACGTCTGGAAAGTGTTTGCCTGCTGTGTATGGATTTCTCTGGCCCGTCTTCGATTAAATAAAGTGGTTGATTTTGCAATTGCGCTGTGTGCACGACTGTGGGACGGGAACTCCATGCCTGTGACATCAGTAAATTTTTTATGGTCGATGATTCCAGTTGCCTCTTCCGCGTTTATTGAGACTTTCGCTAGCTCTCTGAAAGCAAGGGGAAGGCGACCACTCTATATGCAGGTTTACAGAAATACGGCAAAACCAGATTAAGTAGGAATGGTTCGGCAATTTGGCAGTTCTGGTCGCTAAATGGTCGAACTGAATTTTGTCTCCATCACAATTTTTTAAACGGGGAAATCAGGGTAATAGGTGAAGTAAAAAGAGGTCAACAGGGGTCAGTCAGATCGAATTTTGGGACGCCCATGATTTTGTACCTTTCTTGCCAAAACGCCCATAAAAAAAGCGACTCGCCCTTTGGGTGTTCGGGCAAAACCTTGCGGTTTGCCTTAATAGGGGAGGTCCAGGTCTTTCGCTTCAAAGCTGTGGTTTCGCGTACGGAAAACCGACTCTTCCCCATTCTTCCATAGCTTTAGTTGCATCGTATCCTTCCCCAGGGCACGTCGCGCCAGGCCGATGGGCAGGACCAGAGTAAAAAAAAGCCCACTTAAAATGATTTTGGATGCAATTTCTCCCAGCGTTTTGCTTAAAGCAAACCAGAAGATAGCGAACGGCTGAAAAAGGGGAGGGTGCGTCATGGCCATGAGAAGCAGGATGATTGCCGCCAGGATAAAAAATGGCAGATTTAAGGACAGGTAACAGATAAGGCAGATAAGGACCAGGGCCAAACCAGCGTCTTTGCATTCTTCAGCGCTGTGCCTGTGGAGTTTTGATAACATTTAATTTATCACCGTAGAAAGGTTTTTATGGGAGTTGGAGGGCTCAGTCCAGTGCATACTTTTGCTTCCAGTAATCACGGTCTGCAAAATGCGGCTGTTCGTTTTTACAGAACAAAAAATCACCCATGACCAGATAATCCATTTCGGTTGCCATAAAGCAGCGGTACGCATCGTCGGGGGTGCAGACAATCGGTTCGCCCCGGACATTGAAGCTTGTATTTACGATTAAACCGTAACCTGTCTGTTGTCGAAAAGCATCGATCAGTTCCCAGTATTTGGGGTGGCCCTCTCGATTGACAGATTGTATCCGGGCAGAGTAGTCGATGTGGGTTATGGTCGGCACATCCGATCTGGTGTGGTAGAGCCGGTCATATAGGGGCAGAGTATGATAGTTATTCGGCAAGGGGGACCGCCTCTCTTTTCGAACCGGGGCGACCAGCAGCATGTAGGGAGAAGGGCGGTCAAGGTCGAAGAATTCACCGACACATTCATCTATGACTGAGGGCGCGAAGGGGCGAAATCCTTCGCGGTATTTAATCTTCAGGTTGAGTTTCTTCTGCATTTCGGGGTGGCGTGCATCTCCCAGGATGGAACGGTTCCCCAGCGCTCGCGGACCATATTCCATGCGTCCCTGAAACCAGCCAACAACCTGCCCCTCCGCCAGTAGCCCCGCGACATCATGACAGAGGGCCGAGAACTCAGCATAGTTCTGGCAGGGTGCCTGATAGCGGCGGGCAACCTTACCAATCTCTTTGGTGCCATATTCCGGACCGAGCAGGGCGCCCTGCATTGCGTCCCCGTTACCTTTTTGGCGGGGCTTGTCGAGGGAGATATGCCAGCCGGCCAATGCAGCTCCTAACGCCCCACCTGCATCGCCGCTGGCAGGTTGAATCCAAATATCCTTAAATAAGCCAGACCTGAGAAGTTTGCCGTTGGCTACGCAGTTTAACGCCACTCCGCCCGCCATAACCAGGTAGTCGCTCTGGGTAAGCTGACGGGCCGTATGGGCAAGACGCAGAACGATCTGCTCTGTAACCTCCTGTATGGCTAAGGCCAGATCCATGTAGTTCTGGTCCAAGGCCGTCTCTTCGGTGTGTCTGGGAATTCCGAACAGCTTTTGCCAGCGGTTATCGACGCACATGGTAAGGCCGGTAGCATAATCGAAGTAGTCCATGTTCAGCAGGAATGAGCCATCTTCGCGGAGATCGACCAATTCAGTAAGAATGTGTTTCTTCCATTCTTCAACCCGAGGTGAACCAGCCGTTCCGTAGGGGGCCAGACCCATAAGTTTGTACTCGCCGCTGTTGACCTTGAACCCGCAGTAATGGGTAAACGCTGAATAGAGTAGCCCCAGCGAATGAGGAAAATCGAGTTCCTTGAGAACCCTGATTCCATTTTTCGTGCCGACGCCAATAGAGCAGGTAGCCCATTCGCCGACCCCATCGAGAGTCAGAATCGCGGCCTCGGAAAATGGCGAGGGGTAGAAGGCGCTTGCGGCGTGGGAGAGGTGATGCTCGGGGAACAGCAGTTTTGGCATGCTCCCGCCGAGCTTTTTGAACTCATCCCGTAGCATCCGGCGCATGAACAGCTTCTCTTTGATCCAGACCGGAATAGCCGAAAGAAAACTTTTCAGGCCGCGTGGCGCGAAGCTGTGATAGGTCTCGAGCAGTCGCTCAAACTTTAAATAGGGTTTGTCGTAGAAGGCGACGGCGCTGATATCCGCGAGCTCCAGCCCCGCCTCCTCAAGGACGTAGGCCACGGCATGGCGGGGGAAGGAGGAATCGTGTTTCTTGCGGGTAAAGCGTTCCTCCTGGGCGGCGGCAACGATCTTGCCGTCCAGAATCAGGGCCGCCGC
Above is a genomic segment from Geopsychrobacter electrodiphilus DSM 16401 containing:
- a CDS encoding multiheme c-type cytochrome; its protein translation is MKKLKLMLLIGLIALVAGLSGCASDGSNGAAGADGAPGLSAYQIAANNGYTGTEAEFAAALTAANDATPESCAVCHKGAGDQHQAYFNATKDASKIQLAFGTDTVTDNLDGTYTNVIPFTIDENGAPYLGGVTGNSIDGLGTQRWTIQTFDASTNHVELATLAGAPATYTLAGSGGSYTMTTTLDYDMTATGFTGFIYGYVAKDKIGGAVAGHVQLYDNVSNAALKFGTWTYTSNAAVASCEKCHGTPYMKHGYRAAQVAGIDDFVACKACHYDSRPGNDGTEFFGDGTYAYTANVMTDVHASHLNVFPYPQEMTNCVTCHMGTKLDSTLTQTNFKYSVCTTCHADVDAATNTVVAKPLSTIVPAAHPVPVTSATNCSACHLDDNSYAPSFVSIHTGVDKVKYASAADATAGTLRYTYAIDNVVYDATAATLTITWNAKDAAGAAQDVLNLDPTAGPVFLGLPADRNNESEGIRIMVAYYGWGTKNVADYDYIKKDDVIANTTYAAGVATTTFTLNSAKLADNKATKLAVAIIGVPQVNGSMVAVKSVTKDILLADGTLSDRDKVVDNAKCNACHDNIVIHTGDSHGHTTVGNVNACLFCHNTASASGHYAQQGRSIDSYLHSIHSFQTEPEFIFPTFTTTDCEACHVAGTYNVPDQTKSLGSVIDNGSVDVTVGPASRACGSCHRADALKEGDTGALAAINAHTEAMGYRVPTTVKSFIDVMNSIMAKLQ
- a CDS encoding carbamoyltransferase family protein, whose amino-acid sequence is MPDAILGISAFYHDSAAALILDGKIVAAAQEERFTRKKHDSSFPRHAVAYVLEEAGLELADISAVAFYDKPYLKFERLLETYHSFAPRGLKSFLSAIPVWIKEKLFMRRMLRDEFKKLGGSMPKLLFPEHHLSHAASAFYPSPFSEAAILTLDGVGEWATCSIGVGTKNGIRVLKELDFPHSLGLLYSAFTHYCGFKVNSGEYKLMGLAPYGTAGSPRVEEWKKHILTELVDLREDGSFLLNMDYFDYATGLTMCVDNRWQKLFGIPRHTEETALDQNYMDLALAIQEVTEQIVLRLAHTARQLTQSDYLVMAGGVALNCVANGKLLRSGLFKDIWIQPASGDAGGALGAALAGWHISLDKPRQKGNGDAMQGALLGPEYGTKEIGKVARRYQAPCQNYAEFSALCHDVAGLLAEGQVVGWFQGRMEYGPRALGNRSILGDARHPEMQKKLNLKIKYREGFRPFAPSVIDECVGEFFDLDRPSPYMLLVAPVRKERRSPLPNNYHTLPLYDRLYHTRSDVPTITHIDYSARIQSVNREGHPKYWELIDAFRQQTGYGLIVNTSFNVRGEPIVCTPDDAYRCFMATEMDYLVMGDFLFCKNEQPHFADRDYWKQKYALD
- the gspC gene encoding type II secretion system protein GspC, translating into MLITLLQRHYLWIFATLSGLMGLTVGHLGATVIGILAGPGQTSALIQTLPPIEAKALPSLADYQTILSRDIFNSAAQNQTLTPTTKTAQTTTSPAKTASKWSLVGTISGGPSPLATLTSGRETDTYHLNQELPDGGKLADITRNRVEIRYPDGQSVILELETDKQGSPVHAGSPVRAASPATTPAQRSGTDLGIESIGENNWIIPAQVAEDSRSNIGELLKQAQAIPYLEGGKTTGFQMNMIQRGSFIEQLGLKKGDILREINGVELDSPEKALQIFGQLRQAKQISIGLERGGKAMTFAYEIR